A window of Ranitomeya variabilis isolate aRanVar5 chromosome 2, aRanVar5.hap1, whole genome shotgun sequence contains these coding sequences:
- the SDR42E1 gene encoding short-chain dehydrogenase/reductase family 42E member 1 has product MDAPPSLQETVVITGGGGYFGHRLGCTLHQTGVNVVLFDVRKPAQDIPDGIQFIQGDIRSPSAVEEAVTDASCVIHTASYGMSGREQLQTRLSEEVNVKGTENVIQACIKKSIPRLVYTSTFNVVFGGQSIKNGDESMPYLPLNRHADNYSRTKAIAEKKVLQSNGQPLANNSGYLRTCALRSAGIYGPGEQRHLLRIINTLDQGLFLFSYGDRNNLVQFIHVDNLVSVHISAAKGLTEEKHYVAAGQAYFIADAAPIDNFQFFRPFVEGLGYKFPSTRLPLFLIYVMSYLTEWLHYLIRPICNFQPLLTRAEVYKTGVTHYFSIEKAKKELGYEPKSFTMQKVVEWYKARGYGKKVKKMKSASFLWDVAIFVLLVMAVLAWGPRVVG; this is encoded by the coding sequence GTTAGGCTGCACACTACACCAAACTGGGGTCAATGTGGTTCTTTTCGACGTACGGAAACCTGCACAAGACATTCCCGATGGGATCCAGTTTATACAGGGCGATATTCGATCTCCGTCTGCAGTGGAGGAAGCTGTCACAGATGCCTCCTGTGTAATCCACACGGCTTCTTACGGCATGTCTGGACGGGAACAGCTTCAGACGCGGCTCTCGGAAGAAGTCAATGTGAAGGGGACGGAGAACGTCATCCAGGCGTGTATCAAAAAAAGCATCCCGCGGCTAGTCTACACCAGCACGTTCAATGTGGTCTTCGGTGGACAGTCTATTAAGAACGGCGACGAGTCAATGCCTTACCTACCTCTGAATCGTCACGCCGATAACTACTCCCGCACCAAGGCTATTGCTGAGAAAAAAGTGCTACAAAGTAATGGACAGCCACTGGCAAATAACAGTGGGTATCTAAGGACCTGCGCCCTGCGGTCAGCCGGCATCTATGGCCCCGGAGAGCAAAGACACCTTCTCCGGATCATCAATACTCTCGACCAAGGCTTGTTCCTATTTTCTTACGGGGATCGTAATAATCTGGTGCAGTTCATTCACGTTGATAATCTCGTATCGGTCCATATTTCAGCTGCCAAAGGTCTTACCGAGGAGAAGCACTATGTAGCGGCTGGGCAGGCGTACTTCATAGCAGATGCCGCCCCAATCGATAATTTCCAGTTCTTCCGCCCCTTCGTAGAAGGTCTGGGGTACAAGTTTCCTTCCACTCGACTTCCGCTCTTTTTAATTTACGTTATGTCTTACCTCACCGAATGGTTACATTATCTTATCCGGCCCATCTGTAACTTTCAGCCTTTACTGACCCGCGCTGaggtgtataagacgggggtcactcACTATTTCAGCATTGAAAAAGCCAAAAAAGAGCTCGGGTATGAACCCAAGTCCTTTACTATGCAGAAAGTTGTGGAATGGTACAAAGCAAGGGGTTACGGGAAGAAAGTAAAAAAGATGAAAAGTGCCAGCTTCCTTTGGGACGTGGCCATATTTGTGCTGCTGGTTATGGCGGTCCTTGCTTGGGGTCCCAGAGTGGTGGGATAA